The DNA segment CCTGCGCTTGACGCGGGCGCTGAGCCTGGGCTGTTTCTTCGGCCTGATCGTCCTGCTGGTGATCAATAACCTGTGGTTCGCCAACCTGCATGGGGCGCGGGTCGAGGTCATCCTGGCGATCGAGCTGATCCCGCTGCTGCTGTTGCTGCCGGGGATGCTGATGGGCAGCGCCCGGGCGCATGCCTGGACCTGCTTTGTGGTGAACATCTACTTCATCAAGGGCGTGTTGGCGGCGTTCGATCCGGCGCGCGCGGTGTTTGGCTGGATCGAGGTGCTGGTGAGCTTGGGGCTGTTTGTTAGCGGGCTGCTGTTTGTGCGCTGGAAGTTTCAGCATGAGCGCAGGCTGGCCGGCGAAGGAAACTAGAACAAGCTATGTGGACTGCGTAGGCTACGTGCGAGCGGGCTTGCCCCGCGATAGCGAGGCTGAGGCTGACATCGCTATCGCGGGGCAAGCCCGCTCCCACGCAGTTCGCTCCCACGCAGCTCGCTCCCACGCAGTTCGCTTCCACGCAGTTCGCTCCCATGCCCCTTCCGACAAGGGGCCGCCGACGAGGGGCCGAATCAGTGGTTGACTGTGTGCGCCAGCATCACCGAGAGCTGACACAGCGGCCGGCCACTCTCGGCATGCCACTGATTGAACAGCTCCTGCACCAACGCCCGATCGCGCTGGCTGGTCGGCGCCTTGTCGATGATCCCCTGGGCAATCAACGCCGCCGCCATGTCATCGGTTGGAATGAAGGTGTCCTTGCCGACCATGCGCAAGAAGCGCGGCGCCGACAGTCCACCGAGCTGGTTGCCATGCTTGGCCAGGTACTTCCACAAGCCCACGATATCGGTCACCGGCCAGTCGGCAATGAACGCACCGAAACTGCCCTTTTGCTGCTCGATATCCAGAATCATCTGGGCATTGCGCGGCACGCTCTTGAGCTTGCCCAGGTGGCGGATGATCCGCTCATCCTGCATCAGCCGCTCCAGATGCTCGGCGCCCATCAGCACCACTTTCTCAGGATCGAAACCGAAGAACACCTGCTCGAAGGCCGGCCACTTGGCGTCCACCAGGCTGTGCTTGAGGCCCGCGCGAAACACCCGCAGCGACAGGGTCGATAGGTAGCGGTCATCGCCGATATCGCGTAACTGCGCCGGGGTTTTCGGCCGCGGCAGGAAGGCTTCGAGGGCCTTGGCCGAGCCGAAGCGGTTCAGGCAGTACTCATGCAGCCACTGATAATCGCGCATGGGCTCAGATGTTCAGCACGTCAAGGAAGCGCGGCGCGGCGTTTTCGTCGATCTTCAGGCTGTTGAAGTCGAACAGGTTGCGGTCGGCCAACTGCGACGGGGCAACGTTCTGCATGGCGCGGAAGATGCTCTCGGTACGCCCCGGGTGCTTGCGCTCCCACTCCACCAGCATCTCCTTGACCACCTGGCGCTGCAGGTTTTCCTGCGAGCCGCAGAGGTTGCACGGGATGATCGGGAACTCTTTCATGTCCGAGTAGGCCTGGATGTCCTTCTCGTGGCAGTAGGCCAGCGGGCGGATCACCACGTTACGGCCGTCATCGGCACGCAGCTTGGGCGGCATGCCCTTGAGCGCGCCGTTGAAGAACATGTTGAGGAAGAAGGTTTCGACGATGTCATCGCGGTGGTGACCGAGGGCCATCTTGGTCGCGCCGATCTCGTCGGCGAAGGTGTACAAGGTGCCACGGCGCAGGCGCGAGCACAGCGAGCAGGTCGTCTTGCCCTCGGGCACCAGCTCCTTGACCACCGAGTAGGTGTCCTTCTCGACGATGTGGTACTCGACCCCCAGTTCCTTGAGGTAGGCCGGCAACACATGCTCGGGGAAGCCTGGCTGCTTCTGGTCCATGTTCACCGCGACGATCTCGAACTTGATCGGCGCCACCTTCTGCAGGTGCAGCAGAACATCGAGCATGGTGTAGCTGTCCTTGCCGCCAGACAGGCAGACCATGACCTTGTCGCCATCCTCGATCATGTTGTAGTCGGTGATGGCTTCGCCGGCGAGACGACGCAGGCGTTTTTGCAGTTTGTTCTGGTTGACCGAGAGGGTGCCCATAGCGCTTGAATCCGCGAGGTGTGACAAAAGCCGGCTATTTTACGCACAAACCGCACGTGGGCGTAGGGCCTGGGCACAATTAACGGCCGTATTCCGATCAAAGACTGCAAGGGAATCAGCAAGCCGTTTAACAGCGCAATTTGCTCTAAAAAGCAGGTATTAAGCGGGGATCTGCTTCCTATACTGCGACATAAGGCCACATTACCGCATGCATCGGTGCCTGGCCTCGGGCCGCAAGCGCTCCACTTGGGGGGCGTTTGGCAACGACGATAGGAGTGACCCGCATGATCCATCACGTTCTGGGGCTGTTTACCCATCCCGATCAGGAGTGGAAGGAGATTCGTGGCGAGGACGAAACCATCAGCCACATGTACCTGACCCACACGCTGATACTGGCGGCGATCCCCGCGGTCTCGGCATTTATCGGCACTACCCAGGTGGGCTGGGTGATCGGTAATCGACCGGCAGTGATGCTGACCATGGAAAGCGCGCTGTGGATGAGCGTGATGTCCTACCTGGCCATGCTAGCCGGGGTGGCGGTGATGGGCGCCTTCATTCACTGGATGGCGCGCACCTACGATGCCACGCCGTCCATGGCCCAATGCATCGCCTTTGCCACCTACACCGCCACCCCGCTGTTCATCGGCGGCCTGGCGGCGCTCTACCCACACCTATGGCTGGGCATGCTGGTCGGCACAGCGGCCATTTGCTACACGGTTTACCTGTTGTATGTGGGCTTGCCGACGTTCATGAACATCCCGTCAGATGAAGGCTTCCTGTTCTCCAGCTCGGTGCTGGCAGTGGGCCTGGTGGTGTTGGTGGCAATCATGGCCGCCACCGTGATCATCTGGGGCTTGGGCGTGGGGCCTGTGTATACCAACTAGATCCAAACCAACACTGGGGCATCAAGTCACGGGCCGCCGCAAGGCGGCCTTTGGCTGCCTGCTGACCGGTGGCTCGGCAGGCCAAAGGTGGTTACGGCATAATGCCCGGCTCAGGAGACTATTCACCGCCATGCCCGAGTTGCTCGAATCCCGCGTCGAAACCTGCTATCAGCAAGCCGAAGCCTTCTTCAAGCGCCCCTTTGCCCGCCCGCAGGTCAGCTTCAAGCTGCGCGGCCAGAAAGCCGGGGTTGCCCACCTGCATGAGAACCTGCTGCGCTTCAACCTGCAGCTGTATCGCGACAACCAGGAAGACTTCCTGCGCCAGACCGTGGCCCATGAAGTGGCCCACCTAGTGGCGCATCAGCTGTTTGGCGACAGCATCCAGCCGCATGGCGAGGAGTGGCAGCTGATCATGCGTGGGGTGTACGAGCTGCCGCCCAATCGCTGCCATAACTATGAAGTGAAGCGGCGCACGGCTACTCGCTACATCTATCAGTGCCCTTGCCCGCAGAGTGATTTTCCGTTCAGTGCGCAGCGCCACAAGCTGGTGCGCCAGGGCCGGCGTTATCTGTGTCGGCGCTGCCGGCAGATTCTGGTGTACAGCGGCCAGACGCGCGTCGAATAGACCACCGTTATCGCGGGGCAAGCCCGCTCCCACGCAGCATCTTGTGCCGCTCGTGCTGCGTGGGAGCGGGCTTGCCCCGCGATGAGACCGACGCTGCATCACAAATCCCAGCGATAAAAAAGGCGACCCGAAGGTCGCCTTTGTGCTTACGCCTGAATCAGCGAGCTGGGCCTTCAGCCACGCCCAGGTCGTCAGTCGGACGGGTGTCTTCCAGCGGCGAACCACCGGAAGCCAGTTCGGCTTGCAGCTTGTCTTCGTCCAGCTCCTTGACCCACTTGGCCACGACGATGGTAGCCACGCCGTTACCAATCAGGTTGGTCAGCGCACGCGCCTCGGACATGAAGCGGTCGATGCCGAGGATCAGCGCCAGGCCGGCAACCGGCAGATGGCCGACAGCCGACAGGGTCGCAGCCAGGACGATAAAGCCCGAACCGGTAACGCCAGCAGCACCTTTGGACGCGACCAGCAGCACCAGCAGCAGGGTGATCTGGTGGGTGATGTCCATGGTGGTGTCAGTGGCCTGGGCGATGAACACCGCAGCCATGGTCAGGTAGATCGAGGTACCGTCGAGGTTGAACGAGTAGCCAGTCGGGATGACCAGGCCAACCACGGATTTCTTCGCACCCAGACGCTCCATCTTGGCCAGCATGCGCGGCAGGGCAGACTCCGAGGAAGAGGTACCCAGCACGATCATCAGCTCTTCACGGATGTAGCGGATCAGCTTGAGCACGCTGAAGCCGTGGGCGCGGCAGATACCGCCGAGCACGATCAGGATGAACGCCAGGCAGGTGACGTAGAAGCAGGCCATCAGGTAGCCCAGCTGCACCAGCGAACCGACGCCGTATTGGCCGATGGTGAAGGCCATGGCACCGAAGGCACCGATCGGGGCCAGCTTCATGATCATGTTGATGATGTTGAACATGACATGGGCGAAGCGGTCGATCAGGTCCAGCACCGGCTTGCCGTAGCTACCCAGGCGGTGCAGGGCGAAGCCGAAGATCACCGAGAACATCAGCACTTGCAGGATGTCGCCGTTGGCGAAGGCACCGACCACAGTGTTAGGGATGATGTTGAGCAGGAAGCCGACGGTGGTCTGCTGCGCGCCGGCGGCGGCATAGGCGGCCACGCTGCTGGCGTTCAGGGTGCTGACGTCAATGTGCATGCCAGCGCCTGGCTTGACCACGTTGACCACGACCAGGCCGATGATCAGGGCGATGGTGGAGACGATTTCGAAGTACAGGAGCGCGTAGCCGCCGGTCTTGCCGACCGATTTCATGCTCTGCATGCCAGCGATGCCGCTGACCACGGTACAGAAGATGATCGGGGCGATGACCATTTTGATCAGTTTGACGAACCCGTCACCCAGGGGTTTGAGCGCGACGCCGGTTTCAGGGTAGTAGTGACCGAGCAGAATACCGATGGTGATGGCAACCAACACCTGGATATACAGGGATTTGTACAGCGGCTGACGTGTCGTCATGGCTAATTTTCCTCAAGTGTGCCGGTTTCCACCCTTCCCAGGGCGGGGGCACCTGAATCGCTAACCCTCCTGCACCTGGAGGGATTTGTCGTTGTGTTCGAGCCGCCTGGGCAGGTCTCTGCCAAGTCAATAGCAAGGGCGATGCCAAAATGCCCGGATTGGGTGCAGGAGCCGGATTTGAAGGGTTCGCTCGCCCAATGAGGGGGCAATGGCGGGGGGAATCGCTGGCGGATTTCCGCCCGGTGGCGGGAATTGAACAGGGTCGATGGCGGGAATCCGCCCGGAGTGTGTCCTGCTGACCTCATCGCGGGACGAGCCCGCTCCTACAAGATTAGCGGTGACCTTGTAGGAGCGGGTTTGCCCCGCGATGAGGTCGGTACTGACGAAGCACTCAATCGAGGTTGAAGATGATCCGGAACGCCGCGCCGCCCAGTGGCGAATCATCCAGGCTTAGGTGCGCGTCATAGCTGTCGATGATGTCCTTGACCACCGCCAGGCCGATGCCCTGCCCCGGATGCTGGCGATCCAACCGCTCACCGCGCTGCAGAATCCGCTCGCGCTGATCCGCCGGCACCCCTGGCCCATCATCCTCGACGCACAACACCAGGTGGCCGGGCGTTTCCTGCAGGCTCACCCGCACCTGCCCCAGGCATAGCCGATAGGCATTCTCCAACAGGTTGCCAAGCAACTCGAGCAAAGCGCCCTGTTCCATCGGCACTTGGGCGTGCTCTGGGACATCCACGTCGATGGCCACGCGCTTGTCGCGATAGACCTTGGCCAATGTGCTGCACAGGCTGTCGAGCAGCGGTTTGAGCTGCACCCGGTGGCGCACCAGGCCGCTCTTGCGCAAGCTGGCGCGCTGCAATTGATAGTCGATCTGCTGGCTCATGCGCTCGATCTGGCTCTGCAGCACCCGCGCCTGCTCACGCTCGCCACTGCCCTGGCCCATGCTTTCGCCTACCCCTTGCAGCACTGCCAGCGGCGTTTTCAGGCTGTGCGCCAGGTCATCGAGCGAATCGCGGTAGCGCTGGCGCTGCTCGCGCTCGCTGTGCAGCAGGCGGTTGAGCGAGCCCGTCAGGCGCAGCAGCTCACGTGGGTGCTCGCGACTCAGGCCGTCGCGGGCGCCGGTTTCCACTTCGTCGAGCTCAAGGCTGAGCCTGCGCAACGAGCGCAGCCCCCAGGTCAGGCCGGCCCAGAGCAGCACCATCAGCGCCAGCAAGGCTGCGCCAAAGCCCAGATAGAGTTTCTCACGCAGGCCATTGATGGTGTCTTGGTACTCACGCACCGGCTGCAGGGCGACGATACTGTAGGCCGCGTTCTTGCCGCCGAGCAGCTTGACCTCGACGTCATAGACGAAGAACTCCTCACCGTCGTCCTGGCGGATGCGCGCGAACTCGTTGCCGCGCCCATCGTAGCGGGGGTGATAATTGATATTGCGGTCGGTGGTGGCCCGCGAGCGCCAAACTTGATTGCCCTGGCGATCGAAGATGTAGCCCATCAGGCCGGTATAAGGCAGGTTGTAGCGCTCATCCGGCAGCAGCTCGGGCATCTGCAATTGGCCATGCTCGATGCGCGCTGCGGAAATCAGCGTGGTGACGTCGGAGGCCAGGCGCTGCTCGATCGACTCTTGCAGCGCCATGCTGAAGGCTTTTTGCAGGGCCGGCAGCAGCGCCAACATAAACAGCAAGGCAAGCAGCGCCGCCGCCAGCATCAGGCGCACGCGCAGCGAGCGAATCATCGGCAGCGCTCGGTGAACAGGTAACCCAGGCCGCGCACGGTGTCGATCGGCTTGAAGCCATGCTCACCTTCGAGCTTGCG comes from the Pseudomonas urmiensis genome and includes:
- a CDS encoding DUF2069 domain-containing protein — its product is MARKPKVLPALEWLSPRLRLTRALSLGCFFGLIVLLVINNLWFANLHGARVEVILAIELIPLLLLLPGMLMGSARAHAWTCFVVNIYFIKGVLAAFDPARAVFGWIEVLVSLGLFVSGLLFVRWKFQHERRLAGEGN
- a CDS encoding DNA-3-methyladenine glycosylase I, which produces MRDYQWLHEYCLNRFGSAKALEAFLPRPKTPAQLRDIGDDRYLSTLSLRVFRAGLKHSLVDAKWPAFEQVFFGFDPEKVVLMGAEHLERLMQDERIIRHLGKLKSVPRNAQMILDIEQQKGSFGAFIADWPVTDIVGLWKYLAKHGNQLGGLSAPRFLRMVGKDTFIPTDDMAAALIAQGIIDKAPTSQRDRALVQELFNQWHAESGRPLCQLSVMLAHTVNH
- the ttcA gene encoding tRNA 2-thiocytidine(32) synthetase TtcA, with translation MGTLSVNQNKLQKRLRRLAGEAITDYNMIEDGDKVMVCLSGGKDSYTMLDVLLHLQKVAPIKFEIVAVNMDQKQPGFPEHVLPAYLKELGVEYHIVEKDTYSVVKELVPEGKTTCSLCSRLRRGTLYTFADEIGATKMALGHHRDDIVETFFLNMFFNGALKGMPPKLRADDGRNVVIRPLAYCHEKDIQAYSDMKEFPIIPCNLCGSQENLQRQVVKEMLVEWERKHPGRTESIFRAMQNVAPSQLADRNLFDFNSLKIDENAAPRFLDVLNI
- a CDS encoding Yip1 family protein, encoding MIHHVLGLFTHPDQEWKEIRGEDETISHMYLTHTLILAAIPAVSAFIGTTQVGWVIGNRPAVMLTMESALWMSVMSYLAMLAGVAVMGAFIHWMARTYDATPSMAQCIAFATYTATPLFIGGLAALYPHLWLGMLVGTAAICYTVYLLYVGLPTFMNIPSDEGFLFSSSVLAVGLVVLVAIMAATVIIWGLGVGPVYTN
- a CDS encoding dicarboxylate/amino acid:cation symporter, whose amino-acid sequence is MTTRQPLYKSLYIQVLVAITIGILLGHYYPETGVALKPLGDGFVKLIKMVIAPIIFCTVVSGIAGMQSMKSVGKTGGYALLYFEIVSTIALIIGLVVVNVVKPGAGMHIDVSTLNASSVAAYAAAGAQQTTVGFLLNIIPNTVVGAFANGDILQVLMFSVIFGFALHRLGSYGKPVLDLIDRFAHVMFNIINMIMKLAPIGAFGAMAFTIGQYGVGSLVQLGYLMACFYVTCLAFILIVLGGICRAHGFSVLKLIRYIREELMIVLGTSSSESALPRMLAKMERLGAKKSVVGLVIPTGYSFNLDGTSIYLTMAAVFIAQATDTTMDITHQITLLLVLLVASKGAAGVTGSGFIVLAATLSAVGHLPVAGLALILGIDRFMSEARALTNLIGNGVATIVVAKWVKELDEDKLQAELASGGSPLEDTRPTDDLGVAEGPAR
- a CDS encoding ATP-binding protein, translating into MIRSLRVRLMLAAALLALLFMLALLPALQKAFSMALQESIEQRLASDVTTLISAARIEHGQLQMPELLPDERYNLPYTGLMGYIFDRQGNQVWRSRATTDRNINYHPRYDGRGNEFARIRQDDGEEFFVYDVEVKLLGGKNAAYSIVALQPVREYQDTINGLREKLYLGFGAALLALMVLLWAGLTWGLRSLRRLSLELDEVETGARDGLSREHPRELLRLTGSLNRLLHSEREQRQRYRDSLDDLAHSLKTPLAVLQGVGESMGQGSGEREQARVLQSQIERMSQQIDYQLQRASLRKSGLVRHRVQLKPLLDSLCSTLAKVYRDKRVAIDVDVPEHAQVPMEQGALLELLGNLLENAYRLCLGQVRVSLQETPGHLVLCVEDDGPGVPADQRERILQRGERLDRQHPGQGIGLAVVKDIIDSYDAHLSLDDSPLGGAAFRIIFNLD